A single genomic interval of Nocardioides nitrophenolicus harbors:
- the eccB gene encoding type VII secretion protein EccB, whose product MATKKDLVEAYSFSRRRLVTAFVSGAPGGREVEPARPGRMIVGGIALAVLLVAGAAIAGALSDRAEVDWKKPGLVANDRGALYVILDEDAVPGLPRVRPVINVTSAQLILGADVQARKVPDEEIDGVRKGPSIGILDAPATVPAASSLDESGWTSCTGTGLGMQTTVTATPRVTPVPDVGFVVRSEADGRVFLIAEAEVPGLPRRAYRYALPADNDGLYTDLGISPNDEITVPDAWLGLFPPGDPLDAEGLGLDGGGRPAGLPGYDTARVGDLLTRGQTTYAFTRDGFVELSPFEVAVLRNTSFGKRGKPVEIPDNAGAPFNIADPVAGAGEFWPEQVLTDSLDPTGQACAQLVTAEGEPAAARLVTAPSGDASAEDVAPGDREVTVASGRGAVIRSADWIAGDDGSIHLIDDRGYSYPVASTFDLEQLGYAKVPVVVVPDVWNKLFEIGPELSQDAALCPPSKDQSCG is encoded by the coding sequence GTGGCCACCAAGAAGGACCTCGTCGAGGCCTACTCCTTCAGCCGCCGTCGGCTGGTCACGGCGTTCGTGTCCGGCGCGCCGGGCGGCCGCGAGGTCGAGCCGGCCCGCCCGGGCCGGATGATCGTCGGCGGGATCGCGCTCGCCGTGCTCCTCGTGGCCGGCGCGGCGATCGCGGGCGCGCTGTCCGACCGGGCCGAGGTCGACTGGAAGAAGCCGGGGCTGGTCGCCAACGACCGGGGAGCGCTCTATGTCATCCTCGACGAGGACGCCGTGCCCGGGCTGCCGCGGGTGCGCCCGGTCATCAACGTGACCTCGGCCCAGCTGATCCTGGGCGCCGACGTCCAGGCCCGCAAGGTGCCCGACGAGGAGATCGACGGCGTCCGCAAGGGTCCGTCGATCGGCATCCTCGACGCGCCGGCGACGGTGCCCGCCGCGAGCAGCCTCGACGAGAGCGGCTGGACCTCCTGCACCGGCACCGGCCTCGGCATGCAGACCACCGTCACCGCGACGCCCCGGGTGACGCCGGTTCCCGACGTCGGCTTCGTGGTCCGGTCCGAGGCCGACGGGCGGGTGTTCCTGATCGCCGAGGCCGAGGTGCCGGGACTGCCGCGCCGCGCCTACCGCTACGCGCTGCCCGCCGACAACGACGGGCTCTACACCGACCTCGGCATCTCGCCCAACGACGAGATCACCGTCCCCGACGCCTGGCTCGGGCTGTTCCCGCCCGGCGACCCGCTCGACGCCGAGGGCCTCGGCCTCGACGGAGGCGGCCGGCCCGCCGGGCTCCCGGGCTACGACACCGCCCGGGTCGGTGACCTGCTGACCCGGGGCCAGACGACGTACGCCTTCACGCGCGACGGCTTCGTGGAGCTGAGCCCGTTCGAGGTCGCGGTGCTGCGCAACACCTCCTTCGGCAAGCGCGGGAAGCCGGTGGAGATCCCCGACAACGCGGGCGCGCCGTTCAACATCGCGGACCCGGTCGCGGGCGCCGGGGAGTTCTGGCCCGAGCAGGTGCTGACCGACTCGCTCGACCCCACCGGGCAGGCCTGCGCCCAGCTGGTCACCGCGGAGGGCGAGCCCGCGGCCGCCCGGCTGGTGACCGCCCCCAGTGGGGACGCCAGCGCCGAGGACGTCGCGCCCGGCGACCGGGAGGTGACGGTCGCGTCCGGTCGGGGCGCGGTGATCCGCTCGGCCGACTGGATCGCCGGCGACGACGGCAGCATCCACCTCATCGACGACCGCGGCTACAGCTACCCGGTCGCCAGCACCTTCGACCTCGAGCAGCTCGGGTACGCCAAGGTGCCCGTGGTCGTGGTGCCCGACGTGTGGAACAAGCTGTTCGAGATCGGTCCCGAGCTCTCCCAGGACGCGGCGCTGTGTCCGCCGTCGAAGGACCAGTCGTGCGGCTAG